The proteins below are encoded in one region of Hordeum vulgare subsp. vulgare chromosome 3H, MorexV3_pseudomolecules_assembly, whole genome shotgun sequence:
- the LOC123444367 gene encoding glucan endo-1,3-beta-glucosidase 13 isoform X4, whose product MARRHAAAFSAFLFLLLIGHCHGGKTGICYGRNADDLPGPDKVAQLIQQQSIKYVRIYDANVDVIKAFANTSVELMVGVPNADLLAFSQYQSNVDTWLKNSILPYYPATAITYITVGAEITESTINVSSLVVPAMRNVQAALKKVGLHKKITISSTHSLGVLSRSFPPSAGAFNSSYAHFLKPMLEFLVENQAPFMVDLYPYYAYQNSPSNVSLNYALFSPQSQGVIDPNTGLVYTNMFDAQVDSIFFALMALNFKTLKIMITETGWPHKGAAKETGATPDNAQTYNTNLIRHVVNDSGTPAKPGEEIDVYIFSLFNENRKPGIESERNWGLFSPDQSSIYSVDWTGRGNVDIMTGGNLTSSNGTWCVASTNVSETALQNGLNWACGPGNVDCSAIQPSQPCYQPDTLVSHASYAFNSYYQQNGATDVACGFGGAGMRTTKDPKTTEKMVTTLVFTWQLARLAPKIQPPLQLEAAPVRHCWPSAAPCCSLCFPL is encoded by the exons ATGGCGCGGCGGCATGCGGCGGCGTTCTCCGCGTTCCTCTTCTTGCTGCTCATAG GGCATTGCCACGGCGGCAAGACCGGCATCTGCTACGGCCGCAACGCCGACGACCTGCCGGGGCCCGACAAGGTGGCGCAGCTCATCCAGCAGCAGTCCATCAAGTACGTGCGCATCTACGACGCCAACGTCGACGTCATCAAGGCCTTCGCCAACACCAGCGTGGAGCTCATGGTCGGCGTCCCCAACGCCGACCTCCTCGCCTTCTCGCAGTACCAGTCCAACGTCGACACCTGGCTCAAGAACAGCATCCTCCCCTACTACCCGGCCACCGCCATCACCTACATCACCGTCGGCGCCGAGATCACCGAGAGCACCATCAACGTCTCCTCCCTCGTCGTGCCGGCCATGCGCAACGTGCAGGCCGCCCTCAAGAAGGTCGGCCTGCACAAGAAGATCACCATCTCCAGCACGCACTCGCTCGGGGTGCTCTCCCGCTCGTTCCCGCCGTCCGCGGGGGCGTTCAACAGCAGCTACGCGCACTTCCTCAAGCCCATGCTGGAGTTCCTCGTGGAGAACCAGGCGCCCTTCATGGTCGATCTGTATCCCTACTACGCCTACCAGAACTCGCCCAGCAATGTCTCGCTGAACTACGCCCTCTTCTCGCCGCAGTCCCAGGGCGTGATTGACCCCAACACTGGGTTGGTCTACACAAACATGTTTGATGCGCAGGTCGATTCCATCTTCTTCGCGCTCATGGCTCTCAACTTCAAGACACTCAAGATCATGATCACCGAGACGGGATGGCCACACAAGGGAGCTGCTAAGGAGACCGGGGCCACTCCGGACAATGCTCAGACTTACAACACTAATCTGATACGCCATGTCGTCAATGACAGTGGCACGCCTGCCAAGCCTGGAGAAGAAATAGACGTCTACATCTTCTCCTTGTTCAATGAGAACAGGAAGCCGGGCATCGAGTCGGAGAGGAACTGGGGACTCTTCTCTCCGGACCAGAGCTCCATCTACAGCGTAGATTGGACTGGCCGAGGAAATGTGGACATCATGACTGGAGGAAACCTTACGAGCTCAAATGGTACTTGGTGTGTtgcttcaaccaatgtgtccgagaCGGCTCTGCAGAATGGCTTGAACTGGGCATGCGGTCCAGGCAATGTCGATTGCTCTGCTATTCAACCAAGCCAACCCTGCTACCAGCCCGACACATTGGTTTCACATGCTTCATATGCATTCAACAGCTATTATCAGCAAAATGGAGCTACTGATGTGGCTTGTGGATTTGGTGGTGCTGGAATGAGGACGACGAAAGATCCAA AGACTACAGAGAAGATG GTTACGACACTTGTCTTTACATGGCAGCTGG CAAGATTAGCACCAAAAATTCAACCACCTCTCCAGCTCGAAGCGGCTCCAGTCCGTCACTGCTGGCCCAGTGCCGCACCCTGCTGCTCCCTGTGCTTCCCATTGTGA
- the LOC123444367 gene encoding glucan endo-1,3-beta-glucosidase 13 isoform X5 gives MARRHAAAFSAFLFLLLIGHCHGGKTGICYGRNADDLPGPDKVAQLIQQQSIKYVRIYDANVDVIKAFANTSVELMVGVPNADLLAFSQYQSNVDTWLKNSILPYYPATAITYITVGAEITESTINVSSLVVPAMRNVQAALKKVGLHKKITISSTHSLGVLSRSFPPSAGAFNSSYAHFLKPMLEFLVENQAPFMVDLYPYYAYQNSPSNVSLNYALFSPQSQGVIDPNTGLVYTNMFDAQVDSIFFALMALNFKTLKIMITETGWPHKGAAKETGATPDNAQTYNTNLIRHVVNDSGTPAKPGEEIDVYIFSLFNENRKPGIESERNWGLFSPDQSSIYSVDWTGRGNVDIMTGGNLTSSNGTWCVASTNVSETALQNGLNWACGPGNVDCSAIQPSQPCYQPDTLVSHASYAFNSYYQQNGATDVACGFGGAGMRTTKDPKTTEKMVHYDFSHLLLLAKIC, from the exons ATGGCGCGGCGGCATGCGGCGGCGTTCTCCGCGTTCCTCTTCTTGCTGCTCATAG GGCATTGCCACGGCGGCAAGACCGGCATCTGCTACGGCCGCAACGCCGACGACCTGCCGGGGCCCGACAAGGTGGCGCAGCTCATCCAGCAGCAGTCCATCAAGTACGTGCGCATCTACGACGCCAACGTCGACGTCATCAAGGCCTTCGCCAACACCAGCGTGGAGCTCATGGTCGGCGTCCCCAACGCCGACCTCCTCGCCTTCTCGCAGTACCAGTCCAACGTCGACACCTGGCTCAAGAACAGCATCCTCCCCTACTACCCGGCCACCGCCATCACCTACATCACCGTCGGCGCCGAGATCACCGAGAGCACCATCAACGTCTCCTCCCTCGTCGTGCCGGCCATGCGCAACGTGCAGGCCGCCCTCAAGAAGGTCGGCCTGCACAAGAAGATCACCATCTCCAGCACGCACTCGCTCGGGGTGCTCTCCCGCTCGTTCCCGCCGTCCGCGGGGGCGTTCAACAGCAGCTACGCGCACTTCCTCAAGCCCATGCTGGAGTTCCTCGTGGAGAACCAGGCGCCCTTCATGGTCGATCTGTATCCCTACTACGCCTACCAGAACTCGCCCAGCAATGTCTCGCTGAACTACGCCCTCTTCTCGCCGCAGTCCCAGGGCGTGATTGACCCCAACACTGGGTTGGTCTACACAAACATGTTTGATGCGCAGGTCGATTCCATCTTCTTCGCGCTCATGGCTCTCAACTTCAAGACACTCAAGATCATGATCACCGAGACGGGATGGCCACACAAGGGAGCTGCTAAGGAGACCGGGGCCACTCCGGACAATGCTCAGACTTACAACACTAATCTGATACGCCATGTCGTCAATGACAGTGGCACGCCTGCCAAGCCTGGAGAAGAAATAGACGTCTACATCTTCTCCTTGTTCAATGAGAACAGGAAGCCGGGCATCGAGTCGGAGAGGAACTGGGGACTCTTCTCTCCGGACCAGAGCTCCATCTACAGCGTAGATTGGACTGGCCGAGGAAATGTGGACATCATGACTGGAGGAAACCTTACGAGCTCAAATGGTACTTGGTGTGTtgcttcaaccaatgtgtccgagaCGGCTCTGCAGAATGGCTTGAACTGGGCATGCGGTCCAGGCAATGTCGATTGCTCTGCTATTCAACCAAGCCAACCCTGCTACCAGCCCGACACATTGGTTTCACATGCTTCATATGCATTCAACAGCTATTATCAGCAAAATGGAGCTACTGATGTGGCTTGTGGATTTGGTGGTGCTGGAATGAGGACGACGAAAGATCCAA AGACTACAGAGAAGATGGTACATTATGATTTCTCCCATCTGCTGCTTCTGGCTAAAATCTGTTAG
- the LOC123444367 gene encoding glucan endo-1,3-beta-glucosidase 13 isoform X3 codes for MARRHAAAFSAFLFLLLIGHCHGGKTGICYGRNADDLPGPDKVAQLIQQQSIKYVRIYDANVDVIKAFANTSVELMVGVPNADLLAFSQYQSNVDTWLKNSILPYYPATAITYITVGAEITESTINVSSLVVPAMRNVQAALKKVGLHKKITISSTHSLGVLSRSFPPSAGAFNSSYAHFLKPMLEFLVENQAPFMVDLYPYYAYQNSPSNVSLNYALFSPQSQGVIDPNTGLVYTNMFDAQVDSIFFALMALNFKTLKIMITETGWPHKGAAKETGATPDNAQTYNTNLIRHVVNDSGTPAKPGEEIDVYIFSLFNENRKPGIESERNWGLFSPDQSSIYSVDWTGRGNVDIMTGGNLTSSNGTWCVASTNVSETALQNGLNWACGPGNVDCSAIQPSQPCYQPDTLVSHASYAFNSYYQQNGATDVACGFGGAGMRTTKDPKTTEKMVTTLVFTWQLAARLAPKIQPPLQLEAAPVRHCWPSAAPCCSLCFPL; via the exons ATGGCGCGGCGGCATGCGGCGGCGTTCTCCGCGTTCCTCTTCTTGCTGCTCATAG GGCATTGCCACGGCGGCAAGACCGGCATCTGCTACGGCCGCAACGCCGACGACCTGCCGGGGCCCGACAAGGTGGCGCAGCTCATCCAGCAGCAGTCCATCAAGTACGTGCGCATCTACGACGCCAACGTCGACGTCATCAAGGCCTTCGCCAACACCAGCGTGGAGCTCATGGTCGGCGTCCCCAACGCCGACCTCCTCGCCTTCTCGCAGTACCAGTCCAACGTCGACACCTGGCTCAAGAACAGCATCCTCCCCTACTACCCGGCCACCGCCATCACCTACATCACCGTCGGCGCCGAGATCACCGAGAGCACCATCAACGTCTCCTCCCTCGTCGTGCCGGCCATGCGCAACGTGCAGGCCGCCCTCAAGAAGGTCGGCCTGCACAAGAAGATCACCATCTCCAGCACGCACTCGCTCGGGGTGCTCTCCCGCTCGTTCCCGCCGTCCGCGGGGGCGTTCAACAGCAGCTACGCGCACTTCCTCAAGCCCATGCTGGAGTTCCTCGTGGAGAACCAGGCGCCCTTCATGGTCGATCTGTATCCCTACTACGCCTACCAGAACTCGCCCAGCAATGTCTCGCTGAACTACGCCCTCTTCTCGCCGCAGTCCCAGGGCGTGATTGACCCCAACACTGGGTTGGTCTACACAAACATGTTTGATGCGCAGGTCGATTCCATCTTCTTCGCGCTCATGGCTCTCAACTTCAAGACACTCAAGATCATGATCACCGAGACGGGATGGCCACACAAGGGAGCTGCTAAGGAGACCGGGGCCACTCCGGACAATGCTCAGACTTACAACACTAATCTGATACGCCATGTCGTCAATGACAGTGGCACGCCTGCCAAGCCTGGAGAAGAAATAGACGTCTACATCTTCTCCTTGTTCAATGAGAACAGGAAGCCGGGCATCGAGTCGGAGAGGAACTGGGGACTCTTCTCTCCGGACCAGAGCTCCATCTACAGCGTAGATTGGACTGGCCGAGGAAATGTGGACATCATGACTGGAGGAAACCTTACGAGCTCAAATGGTACTTGGTGTGTtgcttcaaccaatgtgtccgagaCGGCTCTGCAGAATGGCTTGAACTGGGCATGCGGTCCAGGCAATGTCGATTGCTCTGCTATTCAACCAAGCCAACCCTGCTACCAGCCCGACACATTGGTTTCACATGCTTCATATGCATTCAACAGCTATTATCAGCAAAATGGAGCTACTGATGTGGCTTGTGGATTTGGTGGTGCTGGAATGAGGACGACGAAAGATCCAA AGACTACAGAGAAGATG GTTACGACACTTGTCTTTACATGGCAGCTGG CAGCAAGATTAGCACCAAAAATTCAACCACCTCTCCAGCTCGAAGCGGCTCCAGTCCGTCACTGCTGGCCCAGTGCCGCACCCTGCTGCTCCCTGTGCTTCCCATTGTGA
- the LOC123444367 gene encoding glucan endo-1,3-beta-glucosidase 13 isoform X2, producing the protein MARRHAAAFSAFLFLLLIGHCHGGKTGICYGRNADDLPGPDKVAQLIQQQSIKYVRIYDANVDVIKAFANTSVELMVGVPNADLLAFSQYQSNVDTWLKNSILPYYPATAITYITVGAEITESTINVSSLVVPAMRNVQAALKKVGLHKKITISSTHSLGVLSRSFPPSAGAFNSSYAHFLKPMLEFLVENQAPFMVDLYPYYAYQNSPSNVSLNYALFSPQSQGVIDPNTGLVYTNMFDAQVDSIFFALMALNFKTLKIMITETGWPHKGAAKETGATPDNAQTYNTNLIRHVVNDSGTPAKPGEEIDVYIFSLFNENRKPGIESERNWGLFSPDQSSIYSVDWTGRGNVDIMTGGNLTSSNGTWCVASTNVSETALQNGLNWACGPGNVDCSAIQPSQPCYQPDTLVSHASYAFNSYYQQNGATDVACGFGGAGMRTTKDPSYDTCLYMAAGKISTKNSTTSPARSGSSPSLLAQCRTLLLPVLPIVIVLGFL; encoded by the exons ATGGCGCGGCGGCATGCGGCGGCGTTCTCCGCGTTCCTCTTCTTGCTGCTCATAG GGCATTGCCACGGCGGCAAGACCGGCATCTGCTACGGCCGCAACGCCGACGACCTGCCGGGGCCCGACAAGGTGGCGCAGCTCATCCAGCAGCAGTCCATCAAGTACGTGCGCATCTACGACGCCAACGTCGACGTCATCAAGGCCTTCGCCAACACCAGCGTGGAGCTCATGGTCGGCGTCCCCAACGCCGACCTCCTCGCCTTCTCGCAGTACCAGTCCAACGTCGACACCTGGCTCAAGAACAGCATCCTCCCCTACTACCCGGCCACCGCCATCACCTACATCACCGTCGGCGCCGAGATCACCGAGAGCACCATCAACGTCTCCTCCCTCGTCGTGCCGGCCATGCGCAACGTGCAGGCCGCCCTCAAGAAGGTCGGCCTGCACAAGAAGATCACCATCTCCAGCACGCACTCGCTCGGGGTGCTCTCCCGCTCGTTCCCGCCGTCCGCGGGGGCGTTCAACAGCAGCTACGCGCACTTCCTCAAGCCCATGCTGGAGTTCCTCGTGGAGAACCAGGCGCCCTTCATGGTCGATCTGTATCCCTACTACGCCTACCAGAACTCGCCCAGCAATGTCTCGCTGAACTACGCCCTCTTCTCGCCGCAGTCCCAGGGCGTGATTGACCCCAACACTGGGTTGGTCTACACAAACATGTTTGATGCGCAGGTCGATTCCATCTTCTTCGCGCTCATGGCTCTCAACTTCAAGACACTCAAGATCATGATCACCGAGACGGGATGGCCACACAAGGGAGCTGCTAAGGAGACCGGGGCCACTCCGGACAATGCTCAGACTTACAACACTAATCTGATACGCCATGTCGTCAATGACAGTGGCACGCCTGCCAAGCCTGGAGAAGAAATAGACGTCTACATCTTCTCCTTGTTCAATGAGAACAGGAAGCCGGGCATCGAGTCGGAGAGGAACTGGGGACTCTTCTCTCCGGACCAGAGCTCCATCTACAGCGTAGATTGGACTGGCCGAGGAAATGTGGACATCATGACTGGAGGAAACCTTACGAGCTCAAATGGTACTTGGTGTGTtgcttcaaccaatgtgtccgagaCGGCTCTGCAGAATGGCTTGAACTGGGCATGCGGTCCAGGCAATGTCGATTGCTCTGCTATTCAACCAAGCCAACCCTGCTACCAGCCCGACACATTGGTTTCACATGCTTCATATGCATTCAACAGCTATTATCAGCAAAATGGAGCTACTGATGTGGCTTGTGGATTTGGTGGTGCTGGAATGAGGACGACGAAAGATCCAA GTTACGACACTTGTCTTTACATGGCAGCTGG CAAGATTAGCACCAAAAATTCAACCACCTCTCCAGCTCGAAGCGGCTCCAGTCCGTCACTGCTGGCCCAGTGCCGCACCCTGCTGCTCCCTGTGCTTCCCATTGTGATTGTCCTAGGCTTTCTGTGA
- the LOC123444367 gene encoding glucan endo-1,3-beta-glucosidase 13 isoform X1, with amino-acid sequence MARRHAAAFSAFLFLLLIGHCHGGKTGICYGRNADDLPGPDKVAQLIQQQSIKYVRIYDANVDVIKAFANTSVELMVGVPNADLLAFSQYQSNVDTWLKNSILPYYPATAITYITVGAEITESTINVSSLVVPAMRNVQAALKKVGLHKKITISSTHSLGVLSRSFPPSAGAFNSSYAHFLKPMLEFLVENQAPFMVDLYPYYAYQNSPSNVSLNYALFSPQSQGVIDPNTGLVYTNMFDAQVDSIFFALMALNFKTLKIMITETGWPHKGAAKETGATPDNAQTYNTNLIRHVVNDSGTPAKPGEEIDVYIFSLFNENRKPGIESERNWGLFSPDQSSIYSVDWTGRGNVDIMTGGNLTSSNGTWCVASTNVSETALQNGLNWACGPGNVDCSAIQPSQPCYQPDTLVSHASYAFNSYYQQNGATDVACGFGGAGMRTTKDPSYDTCLYMAAGSKISTKNSTTSPARSGSSPSLLAQCRTLLLPVLPIVIVLGFL; translated from the exons ATGGCGCGGCGGCATGCGGCGGCGTTCTCCGCGTTCCTCTTCTTGCTGCTCATAG GGCATTGCCACGGCGGCAAGACCGGCATCTGCTACGGCCGCAACGCCGACGACCTGCCGGGGCCCGACAAGGTGGCGCAGCTCATCCAGCAGCAGTCCATCAAGTACGTGCGCATCTACGACGCCAACGTCGACGTCATCAAGGCCTTCGCCAACACCAGCGTGGAGCTCATGGTCGGCGTCCCCAACGCCGACCTCCTCGCCTTCTCGCAGTACCAGTCCAACGTCGACACCTGGCTCAAGAACAGCATCCTCCCCTACTACCCGGCCACCGCCATCACCTACATCACCGTCGGCGCCGAGATCACCGAGAGCACCATCAACGTCTCCTCCCTCGTCGTGCCGGCCATGCGCAACGTGCAGGCCGCCCTCAAGAAGGTCGGCCTGCACAAGAAGATCACCATCTCCAGCACGCACTCGCTCGGGGTGCTCTCCCGCTCGTTCCCGCCGTCCGCGGGGGCGTTCAACAGCAGCTACGCGCACTTCCTCAAGCCCATGCTGGAGTTCCTCGTGGAGAACCAGGCGCCCTTCATGGTCGATCTGTATCCCTACTACGCCTACCAGAACTCGCCCAGCAATGTCTCGCTGAACTACGCCCTCTTCTCGCCGCAGTCCCAGGGCGTGATTGACCCCAACACTGGGTTGGTCTACACAAACATGTTTGATGCGCAGGTCGATTCCATCTTCTTCGCGCTCATGGCTCTCAACTTCAAGACACTCAAGATCATGATCACCGAGACGGGATGGCCACACAAGGGAGCTGCTAAGGAGACCGGGGCCACTCCGGACAATGCTCAGACTTACAACACTAATCTGATACGCCATGTCGTCAATGACAGTGGCACGCCTGCCAAGCCTGGAGAAGAAATAGACGTCTACATCTTCTCCTTGTTCAATGAGAACAGGAAGCCGGGCATCGAGTCGGAGAGGAACTGGGGACTCTTCTCTCCGGACCAGAGCTCCATCTACAGCGTAGATTGGACTGGCCGAGGAAATGTGGACATCATGACTGGAGGAAACCTTACGAGCTCAAATGGTACTTGGTGTGTtgcttcaaccaatgtgtccgagaCGGCTCTGCAGAATGGCTTGAACTGGGCATGCGGTCCAGGCAATGTCGATTGCTCTGCTATTCAACCAAGCCAACCCTGCTACCAGCCCGACACATTGGTTTCACATGCTTCATATGCATTCAACAGCTATTATCAGCAAAATGGAGCTACTGATGTGGCTTGTGGATTTGGTGGTGCTGGAATGAGGACGACGAAAGATCCAA GTTACGACACTTGTCTTTACATGGCAGCTGG CAGCAAGATTAGCACCAAAAATTCAACCACCTCTCCAGCTCGAAGCGGCTCCAGTCCGTCACTGCTGGCCCAGTGCCGCACCCTGCTGCTCCCTGTGCTTCCCATTGTGATTGTCCTAGGCTTTCTGTGA